TGTTCTCGCGATGAAAGCCCCATTAGACATGCCCGGAAGATTGCCATTTTGGCCGCAGAAAGTGTGAGTTGGGAGGTTTTCCTGCGTGCATTTAGACATTATGAATGACCGTTTTGAACGAGTAGCTGATGCATCTGAGGCAATAAGACGGCGATACACGTACGTGCATGAATTGGAATTGCTGGATATCAATACGATGGAACTGATTCTGGGAATATCATTCCGGATTTCATCGAGGGAACCAGTATTATGGAGCGAGTGGGGGGGGGGGGGGGGGGGGGGCGCGGGGGGGGGAAGGTGGAGCGCGAGAAGCAGATTCGGATGATCAGGGCCGGCCTGGACGATTTACTCATCATGCACACTTTTCCTCAGCTACATTTACCAAGACGCCAAGGGGCGTCAGAAATCGAATATTGAAGGTTTAAGGAAGCCGCAAGCCTGCCTGAATACCTGCCAGCAGGGATGGAGGAAATTGATTGGCGCCGTTTGACCGTGGTTGTGGGCCTGCGACAGGGCGGGGAGGGGCTTGTTTGAGAATCAGATGCTGGAAACAACGCTCAGTTTAGATTTCGGAATCCTTGGCTTTCGATCAAAAAGGACCGTGAATGTCTTCACGGTTCATCGAGAGAAGTCACGTTAGTGATAAGCGTTTGCTTATAGCTCTCTGGCCCAGTATACAAAGTTGTATCAGGAAAGTTCCAACAGGATGGTGATCCTTTGCCGGTCTGCGCGGCACCAATCATCATCAAAAAACCAAACACCGTCTGTCCAACGACCACGACATACTTGCCATAGTGCTCGTTGGACCACTTGTCTTGATTTTCGAGGAAATAGGCAAATTCCAAGTCTAGCATACTCAAAGATACGAAATTCGGTTCAAATTTGATCGGCACAACAATCCAAAAAAAATCCCGATTTTCGCCACCGTGAGCTTGAATCCCGGCACTGTCATCCAAAATTACCGCCTCGTGCGCTTCATCGGCGACGGGGGGATGGGGACCGTTTGGCTGGCGGAGCATACCCATTTGGATCGAAAGGTCGCGATCAAGTGCCTGCATACGCAGTACGCGCGGAATGCGGGCATCCGGGCGCGGTTCAAGCAAGAGGCTGCCACCTTGGCGATGTTGCAACATCCCGGAATTGTCGCGCTCCACGACTACATCGAAGACGAACAGGGCGCTTACCTCGTGTTGGAATATGTGGAAGGCTTGCCGCTCGACGAACATATCCAAAAGGTCAGCGGACCGATTCCGGCGCCGAAGTTGCGTGAGATGTTTGGGCAGATTCTCGAGGGATTCATCTATGCCCACAGCAAGATGATCGTGCACCGGGACATCAAACCGAGCAATTTTCTGGTGACCGCAGCGGGAACAGTCAAGATCCTGGACTTTGGCATTGCCAAGATTCTCACCGACCAAGACCGGAAGCTCACCAAGACGGGCATGAACATGGGCACCGTCTATTATATGAGTCCCGAGCAGGTCAAGGGCGAGACGGTTGATGTCCGCAGCGACATTTATTCGCTCGGTGTGACCTTGTTCCAAATGGCGACGGCCGTTGCCCTTATCCGCAAGACACCACCGAATTTTTCGTTTACGATCAGATCGTGAACCATCCGCTGCCGAATGCATCTGATTTTTATCCCGGAGTGCCCAGAAGCATTGAAGCCATCATCGCCAAAGCCACCGCCAAACGTCCCGAGGACAGGTTTCAGGACTGTGTCTCGTTTTTGGATGCCTTGAAGGATGAGGAATTTGGCGAGAATACGGAGGGAAAATTAGAGGAAGTCGAGGCCACACTGTTGCCCACTCCCACACCGGTTTCCGCGCCGTTGCCCGAAGCCAATCCGGTTTCCACCCGCCCTCCCACCGATTTGCCGAGCCCGCACCGAGTTCCGAGCCCGCTCCCGCACCGGTTTCAGCGCCTTTGCCTCAACAGTTGCCTCCGCACCCTCCGCAGCGGAAGCGCAAACGGGGCTGGATTTGGGCGTTGGTT
This genomic window from Bacteroidota bacterium contains:
- a CDS encoding serine/threonine protein kinase, translating into MSLNPGTVIQNYRLVRFIGDGGMGTVWLAEHTHLDRKVAIKCLHTQYARNAGIRARFKQEAATLAMLQHPGIVALHDYIEDEQGAYLVLEYVEGLPLDEHIQKVSGPIPAPKLREMFGQILEGFIYAHSKMIVHRDIKPSNFLVTAAGTVKILDFGIAKILTDQDRKLTKTGMNMGTVYYMSPEQVKGETVDVRSDIYSLGVTLFQMATAVALIRKTPPNFSFTIRS